Genomic segment of Drosophila suzukii unplaced genomic scaffold, CBGP_Dsuzu_IsoJpt1.0 scf_14, whole genome shotgun sequence:
TTAATTTTATTGAACAACTAATGCAAACATTTAGATTTAGTATATGTACATAAGGGTGGACTTTTAATGGTTAAATGAGCTCACAATCTGAAATGGTTGTTTTCtgtacaaaataaattattgcgaaaacaaaaagtttttattttaaagctcaAAAATGTTTCTGCCTGTTCTCTTAATTTGTCAACTTTTTTGTTATGATCGATTAAGAGAAATAAAAAGAAGCCATTTTCATTAGTTAAATCATTTCGAAGCAGCCTAGTCCGTAGAGCTTTCGTCTTTAAACCGCAAAGGACCGTGTTCGGTCCCCGAGCAATCGATTTTTTGTCTCCACTTTTAATATTAAGTGTACAGGAGACCTAATGGAATTTTCTGGTGTTCACATTGAAACAgcttttgtattttataattttaaagatcAATGGCTATGCTTGCATAAAGCAATTcacatataaatattatagaaTGTTACCTTATGGTTTAGGCTATTACAAACAAACTGTCAAAGTTAAAAATCAAGCCTACGACATCTAGacattaaaacaaggaagaacgctatagtcgagtacctcgaatatcggatacccgttactcagctaaagggaccaaagggaaatggagatatgcaagcaccaaagcgagattaaaatgcgccacctaccggcggtagaaagatttaagcgttatgggcgttagagttggcgtggatcaatcgataggtattgacgagaccaaaacatttcagttaaaattttgtatctagaatgaaaattgtgggcgtcacaggtttttgcggtttgtgggctttaaagtgggcgtggcaaacttttttttaggtcaatcgattggtattgataagaacagcacaattcagttttttttaatttttattctagcatcaaaactctagcagccacagttttgggcggtttgtgggcgttagagtaggcgtggcactcttctgaaacaaacttgcgctgcgcaggaatctcaggaatctgcgtgcctaatcccagtattgtaactctcatagtttccgagatctcagcgttcatacggacagacggacagacggacagacggacatggctagatcgactcggctagtgatcctgatcaagaatatatatactttatggggtcggaaacgcttccttctgcctgttacatactttccgacgaatctagtatacccttttactctacgagtaacgggtataaaaatgacaCCACTCAAATTGCTCAGGATCAGTTCTTCAAATGCCTCAGTACTGCATACCTATGGATCTAAGCGTAGAATTTGTCGATTCGGAAAACGAGGTTGAGATTGACAACCTGGAATTACAACCCACGCAAGATTCTGATCTTGAAATAATCGAAAACTCGGATCTGGACCTTGTGCAGGTTTCCGAAGCAGAAGATTCGGTTGATCGCGTTGAAGCGTATTTCAACCGGCGCATCGTCGACTGAAAATAGGACCCATGATTGGAGTCTCTTGAGTGGAGCCAGTTTCCATTGGGGACTACTACGCAGGCTTTTTTAGAATCCCTTATCACACACGAAGAAGGTGAAGATGTATTTCAGTGTGCACAGGAATTTCAATTGGACGACGACCTATCCAGGCCAGAAGATGAGGTTTTTTCTAACGACGACCACATCTTTGAAGAACTTATGGGACCTCAACCGCCACCGACTAACCATTACTTAACTTTGCTGGATGATCGAGATGACGACGCATTACTAGATGTTTTATTTGATCTAGATtcttaactttttaattataaatacaagatgcataaagaaaaacaaggaagaacgctatagtcgagtacctcgactatcagatacccgttactaagctatatggagatatgcaagcagcaaagcgagattaaaatgcgccacctaccggaggtatacagatttaagcgttatgggcgttagagtgggcgtggcaaatttttttttggatcaatcgataggtatcgacgagaccaatacatttcagttaacattttttatctagcatgaaaattgtgggcgtcacaggttttcgcggtttgtgggcgttaaagtgggcgtggcaaacttttttttgggtcaatcgataggtattggtaagaacaatacatttcagttaaaatttttattctagcatcaaaactgtaggagccacagttttgggcggtttgtgggcgttagagtgggcgtggcactgtgctgaaacaaacttgcgctgcgtaagaagctcaggaatctcccatagtttccgagatctcagcgttcatccggacagacggacagacggacagacggacatggctagatcgactcggctagtgatcctgatcaagaatatatatactttgtggggtcggaaacgcttccttctgcctgttacatactttccgacgaatctagtatacccttttactctacgagtaacgggtataaaaaggtcGCACTTATGTACATAATACGCtttgttaaaaatgtttttgccATGAAGCGCAGCTTTATTTGTATGTACGTGCAAGAGCTTTGCCAAATGCATTGCCTTGGTCAGTAATTTTCCATTCATCTCTTACGGTAACGTGTTTACCATTTAATTCAGCCTATTCTTGTAGTAATATATACAGCTACAGTAAGTCACATTTTTGCTACCAACGAAACCAGAGCGCATCGAGATTGATTGTACTAAATTATATTGAATGTTTGGTGaagacaaataaaaatcaatttaatcAGTTACACTTATGGCGTCTAATTTGTTAACAATAAGCATGTGCAGAAAAACTAAAGTGAAAAGCGCTGGCGGCGCTAAGAGAGACCATTGACATTGCTAATAAACAATGATGTGGATGTGGGAGGGGAGCTTCTTTCTTTTTGCCATACTGACCTGCAGTGCATTAAAATGCGCCTAAAAGAGAGAGACGAAAGATCGTTTACCCAGTGTTGCAAAGCAGAAGAAGGCAGTAAAAGGTAAAAAATCCGCGCACGTTAAATTTACGGGCAAATACTTTACAACGCTGTGcatttttctgttttcccaTAAGTCTACGACTAACTCTCGGTCATATTAACATTTTAACATACctataattaattttcaatttaaaagctgagtaacgggtatcttaaAGTCGAGACACTCGACTATAGAGTTTTCTCtggttttttcttgtttagtCGCCATCGCACACTGTTCAGACGTCCTACTTCACTACGTGTACTACCATCAGCTATCCAATTCGTGAAAAAGTTGCGTCCTATAAATTTTTccacaaaaaataatacaaataaaaaattcaacCAAGTATAACTCTCTGAGTCAGACCCAAATAGAAATAATGAGCATTAATTTCTTAGCTTTCTTCTCTCATTGTAATCAAAACAGAAATTGTTTTTATCCCATCGATCATTAAATATAcgatgtttattttatttattaacataAGCTGTTTATCTTTTGATTAGATCATTTTTGGTTTCAACGAAATGTTGGAATATTTGCTTCAGATTCAAATATGCCAGAGGAGCATGCCATTACAGACTCAAAATATTAAGCAATCAATTTCGGAATGATAATTCACGTTAGCCGTTATAATCTATAAATAggttaatttaatattttcatcTCTCAGTACACTGCTTGAAGAATCGATACCATCAAACCATCCAGAGCTCTGACCATTACTGTGATCTAAAAAGTTGTACGTGAACgaattattaatatttgtgTAAGTCATATCAAAGAAAACTTACGCGACACAGTGGTAGTAGTTTTTTATACCAGCATATATGCATTGCTTAAGTAATGGTACAAATCTGATCCTCAAATAAGATATTTGTTTCTCTTCTTTTCGTCTAGTTCTTTTGCTAAGAGCGAGACTAAAATTGATTTGCTCGTAAGGCGCTAGAAACTCGCTGCTTCGTTTTCCGTACCGGGAGCCAAGAAAGAACTGATCGTTACGGGGAACAATAATAAGGCGTCTGCTGCTGAAGCTAGTGGTTCCGGAAGTAGTACTGGCGCTTGATCGTCCATAACGACTTCCCACAAAAAAAGCAGATCGTTTTTGACTTCctaaaagcaaataaaatattcatttttaaacaatttaagcGTAACCTTTCcaagaaacaacaaaaaacaactGGGAAGGTGACAACAAGTTTAAGCATAGGCAACTAGAGGTGGGCAAAAGTTGGGTATTTGTTGGGTGTttggtttttatacccgttactcgtagagtaaaagggtatactagattcgtcggaaagtatgtaacaggcagaaggaagcgtttccgaccccataaagtatatatattcttgatcaggatcactagccgagtcgatctagccatgtccgtctgtccgtctgtccgtctgtccgtctgtccgtctgtccgtctgtccgtctgtccgtctgtccgtatgaacgctgagatctcggaaactatgagagttacaatactgggattaggcacgcagattcctgagattcctgcgcagcgcaagtttgtttcagtagagtgtcacgcccactctaacgcccacaaaccgctcaaaactgtggctcctacagttttcatgctagaataaaaattttaactgaaatgtaatgttctcatcaatacctatcgattgacctaaaaaaaagtttgccacgcccactttaacgcccacaaaccgcgaaaacctgtgacgcccacaatttttatgctagataaaaaattttaactgaaatgtattcgtctcgtcattacctatcgattgactcaaaaaaaagtttgccacgcccactttaacgcccacaaaccgcaaaaacctgtgacgcccacaattttcatgctagataaaaaattgtaactgaaatgtattggtctcgtcgatacctatcgattgatccaaaaaaaaatttgccacgcccactctaacgcccataacgcttaaatctgtataccgccggtaggtggcgcattttaatctcgctttgctgcttgcatatctccatttagctaagtaacgggtatctgatagtcgaggtactcgactatagcgttcttccttgttttttatatcatttTCGGTAATTGTGCGCACCGTCAATAAACGCGGATGTCCTGAACCTTTTTGACTTACGTTAGGAAAGTGTTGATATTTATGAGGAGATTGCCAATAACCCAAAGGAATTTGGTATGTAGAGGTAGAGGTTACACAAatatacatgatcaatattgtcacatggggatgtgggggcgatgggggcaattaagtatactctttatggacatgatcgtgacattgtTATGACtccaaagcccattaaaatcaatcaatttcttggattatgctaattgtgtCAGAACACGCATATGCTAATGAGGGGGGCGGGACCATTAATATGATAACGTTAATATGGTAATTCCCAGAAGGCGCATTTTCCATCTACTAAGATGGTGCCATTTTaataaatggtaacaatattgtCAACAACTCCGAGTAAAGCGGCTTATTCTTAATAACATTAATTGGTAAAACCACAACTAATAACGTTTCATATACCAATTTAGAGAACAAAATTCTTAACTATATAactacgaaccacttcaaaaattatgaaatatccgattatatattattaaataactCGGAACTATCTTtggataatataaacattttaaatcctttccTTAAAATTAATAGTACCAAAATATCTATAtcctttatattattaattgtAATCATTATACATTGGATTTCTTTACCTattattaaatacaaaaatatttttgtaaccaAGAAACAACGAGCCAGAACATAAAAAAGCTATTAACGAAGacattttttaacagaattagAAGATCGTTTAAACGAAATTCATAATGAATCGGGATGATCCATTtaagaagggggagagttatccaaaCCGTTAAACGGCTCCACTTttggaattaataaacaaatttttaaattcaatctcagctgtATTGCCATTGCCTTtggcgacattgcctttgccattgtttaagattctgcctttgccttttccattaacttcgagggccgcgcttgaccgtcctgctaaaataaataaaccaatcgtaaagtaaaaacAAGCTTCCATTCCAGGCCAAACTCTTACGTTGGAAGCCTAAGgaattgcgttctaagttcagatcatattgcgttccgaatttcaatcaaattggatcagtcagcataatttcatttcacaatgAGATGCGACTCTTTCAGCATAAGCGTTTATTAAAGTACtgaagcttaagaaagaaaagcttctGGGCGAGGTCCGTTTTAGACTTAAGAAGTCAGTCTATTTCAGATTGAAGCCGCGATCGGTGATACCTAATaataaaaagttaaagtgTTTTGATGTATTAGTGAACTTGTGAATTTGGGCCAATcatcaataaaataaaatttaagaaataaaagtactattttattttaaatcaaCGACATGGAATAAAATTGCGTCACCAAAAGTTCtaaaaataacaatttaatgaaaaataaaatttaatttaaaaacggAGCTCGCGCAGCCAAGGACTGAAATTTGTGAACAAATTTTAGCACCCACCAACGACACAACACAAAGTTACTGTGATCGTGTAAAATTTTAAGTAGAAATCCATTAATAAAATAAtccattaaaaaaaacattaagtTGATTACATGGTGgactgaaaaataaaattcataaACATCAAGAACACTATTAAAgcaaaacaaattcaaaacgcaaaaaaataattaaaactatAAAACCAACCAAACAACGATAACAATCCCATCTGTGGAGCacacagttttgatgctagaagcCTTCCTACCTATCCATTCAGCTGAAAAAATGGACCCGCCCACTAACCCACCAAAACCATCCGTATGgacgctgatatctcggaagCTTTAAAAGCAGAACTTTCGGCAGAGTGCCaaactaaaatcaaaattttaatagaTTGTATTGGttttatcaatacctataCATTGACCTAAAAAAGCCTGTTCTAACGTTCTAACGGCCACAAGCCACCAAGAAGAAAAGCAATGACGTCAGAGCAGAGAATGACAAAGCCGAACTGTGTGGCAAATATAACACTGTCAATCAATGCTGTTCGACCACataattttattaaacaaCTAATGCAAACATTTAGATTTAGTATATGTACATTAGGGTGGACTTTTAATGGTTAAATGAGCTCACAATCTGAAATGGTTGTTTTCtgtacaaaataaattattgcgaaaacaaaaagtttttattttaaagctcaAAAATGTTTCTGCTTATTCTCTTAATTTGTCAACTTTTTTGATATGATCGATTAAGGAAAATAAAGAGAAGCTTATTTCATTAGTTAAATCAATTCGAAGCAGCCTAGTCCGTAGAGCTTTCGTCTTTAAACCGCAAAGGATCGTGTTCGGTCCGCGAGCAATCGATTTTTTGTCTCCACTTTTAATATTAGGTGTACAGGAGACCTAATGGAATTTTCTGGTATTCACATTGAAACAGCTgttgtattttataattttgaagATCAATGGCTATGCTTGCATAAAGCAATTcacatataaatattatagaaTGTTACCTTATGGTTTAGACTATTACAAACCAACTTTCAAAGTTAAAAATCAAGCGTACGACATCTAGCCGAATATACAAGATGCTTAAAAGCATAAAAGCCATAGCGTGCCGTCTaacacaattttttttcaacttTTTCTCTTTGCATTAAGGATACCAAATGGAAATATTTAATCGTGTGAGATTATGTCCTTAAACATTTCATACAAACAAAGTACGCACTTATGTACATAATACGCTttattaaatatgtttttgccTGTTTTAAGAATTGCTCTATCTTTCTTGGCGCTGCCAGAAACATAAGTGTTGCGGAACCAGACACCATATAcaagtagtggcgaaagcgctcttaacaaaaatgtctgatatcaacaattgtgacgaaaaatgatgttacattcgataaaataaataaactatattaaatttatgatttcggcccgcaacagtaaatatttatttacctacacgtaaattttctgctgtagcgtgccgaatacataaatttaatatagtttatttattttatcgaatgtaatatcatttttcgtcacaattgttgatatcagaaatttttgttaggAGCGCTTTcaccactactttttacctcgttaagaggtgtttttgtttgataacagaagtttttttttgcacaagagCTTAAGTATCCCAATACCATGACTAGGAGTCGTCCCCATATGGCTTGGCTATTGAAAAATTAAACACACAGATTCGACCCCTAATCTTAGCTGAACGCCACCTTAAATTAGGCACTGTAGCTTCATTACCAGTCGGTACCCTCGAGGAGGGTTCACTATGGGAATATCTAGAACTGAATAGTTTCAGATTCCAAGAGAAATCTGTCGTTTCTTACATTTCCCGCCGAACTAGAGGGATTTtcaaaagtggtagaacaaatatATCATgtttcctatttcgattagcttcatgcaagtaaaggaccctaaaaccataacagatttaccttttgaaaaaatctaatacgaattttttcatcaaattggtttttttcttgtttattccaataagtatgaaatattcaatagttgaggaatctcaagggctaaatgatttataaataaaaaagatatcgttcgactcaattttgagaaaatagtcgaaaagtggttttaaaaaataactttttgtcatAACTCTTAATCTATTATACTCAGACAATTTTACTATATGAAGATTATTTAGCAAATgaaattatcttttcagagctatatagcacgtttctgtagcattagttgtttagATTTTAAATCTGgcctttttttttgattttccgctCAACTAGCGgttttttccaaaagtcgtagaacaatcgttttctatttcaagctgctttatacacccatagggtttccaaaaccctaaaactaagatgggatgcatacaaacaCACAAATggtaacatttttattattcttAATAACATTAAATGGTAAAACCACAACTAATAACGTTTCATATACCAATTTAGGGAAAAAAATTCTTAACTATATAACTACAAACCACTTCAAAAACTTTGAAACATCcgattatatattattaaataactCGGAACTATCTTTggataatataaatattttaaatcctttccttaaaatttgttggggcggtgcggcttgatcgttgaaataattgaagccccaagatcgagtggtacgcagaaaaatacgcgggtacttttgggtttttacgcgacgtgcgtaggtgtttattcgtacactttgaaacatgaactgcttaagcctaacttaacttaagcgctccagagcagagcggagacttaggggagagatggagagggagagcggacggcagtgcgagcgcgcgagatatagaaatctggataaaactgcggctcgacactgcctcctgaaattaaacgcccttttggcgtgaacattctccccccccttgcgaggacacccgtagcaagaacctcaggatagtaggctcaggaatatgttggaggtgtagatcggtcgtccgtatgtaggagagtgtggtgggcctttccacacttgtggcagagatgaccactgcggcaggagtccttggaatgattgtgagccaagcaattggagcagtacttctggatatgtacttcctgaagccgattctgggggcttagccgtagaaagtggtggcacttccgtagaggatggatcttttggcagactcggcattggtaggatttaatacctcgagtacgtctgccatccaaggcggggtatggaacccaatattcggatggagtattcttaggaggaactttttgtacggaaacttgcgttgaataggacgaaatgatgtgtggaactgaggcggatactagccttggagggtcggatggaatcgtcggagtagtaggaccgctgtttcgatgcagcaatgtgtgatgccgatcttggcaagtgagacagttgtgagcgcttgtgcaatcccggaattgatggctacttgcaaagcaattggagcacaactgcttcctttggatataggctaagcgatcttctaccgtcatctgtaggaagcgtggacatatacgcacggggtggttcttcttcgaacacagatcgcagcctttggttatcggaactaaccttgtgttgaaggaatttatttttggaaattctgcctctcgatttgtgtctttggactggacgtggtggaaattggcagatcggaagctatcgacggcctgaagagttagatggcgctccgtcaaatatgaatcaagctcaagccacgtaggaatttcggctttattttggatggattgctcccataatgagagagtaagctttggtagttttgtcgagcacatataaaccaggatagggtcccaattctcaatattaacaccggaaaattttaaggaagttaagcaaccttgaaaagtgcgttgaagttcctttaaggctgctcccgactcctgtgctatggattgcacattaaaaagtgttttcaggtgactgttcacctgcaatcgcttattttcgaaacgctcagttaggttattccaggctgagcgaaagccatcattggtgagtggggatcttgaaactatggaatgagcttcgccacttgttt
This window contains:
- the RYa gene encoding RYamide neuropeptides; translated protein: YLLLGSQKRSAFFVGSRYGRSSASTTSGTTSFSSRRLIIVPRNDQFFLGSRYGKRSSEFLAPYEQINFSLALSKRTRRKEEKQISYLRIRFVPLLKQCIYAGIKNYYHCVASQ